The Deinococcus sp. KNUC1210 nucleotide sequence TTCGGGCGTCAGTACTGAAGCGCTGAGGTCGTCGAGCTGAGCTTGCTCCGGTGCGCTTCACAGCACAGGGCATTCGTTGATGCAGGAAAACAGGCCACCTCCAGTCGCGGGGCGGCCTGTCTGCTTGTGCGGCGAGCCTGAACGGAAGAACTGTCAGGGAGTCGTCTGACCGAACGAAGATGGGTCGAGTGCCAGAGAAACGATGGTCAGGCCCAGTTCCTGCCTGACGCTCAGAATCACTCTCTGCCCGTTCCGTTCCAGCACGACCTGATTGGCCCCGGAAGCGGCGCTGCTGGTGGTTGTGCTGGCGGCGGCTGTCGTATCGGTCGTGCCCGTGGCCGTCCCGGTCGTGTCGGTTGCAGTGCCCGTCGTATCGGTGGTGCCTGTCGTGTCGGTCGTGCCCGTGGCCGTCCCGGTCGTGTCGGTCGCAGTGCCCGTCGTATCGGTGGTCGAGGTTGCTGAAGTATCGGTCGTGCCTGTCGTGTCGGTCGTGCCCGTGGCCGTCCCGGTCGTGTCGGTCGCAGTGCCCGTCGTATCAGTGGTCGAGGTTGCTGAGGTATCGGTCGTGCCTGTGGTGTCGGTTGTACCCGTTGCCGCCGTATCGGTAGTGGTTCCTGTTGCCGTTCCCGTCGTGTCGGTTGTCGCCGTCCCTGTGGTATCGGTGGTATCTGTCGAAGTCGTGTCTGCCGCTGTTCCGGTGGTGTCGGTCGAGGCTGGGGTGGTCGTGGAAGCTGTGCTGCTTCCAGAGCTGCTCAGCGCGTAGCCGTTGGCCTGGAGCGCCTGAAGCGTGAGGGCCAGTGCGTCGCTGACGTTGCCGGAATAGATCAGGGCCTGCCCGAGCACAGTGGGGACCGTTCGCAGCAGTTGCTGACCTGAAAGCGGAGGCAGCACCAGTTCTTTCGCGCTTGCCAGAGAAGACGGCGCGGTCGTGGCGGGTGCCGGTGTGGTCTGAGCCAGCGCAGGCATTGCCAGCAGAAGTCCCAGTGACAGGGCGCGAAGTGTTCGGTTCATCATCAGTTTCCTCCGTCTTCTTGCTTCCGGAGTCTGGCTCTGCTGGCCGCTCCTGGCCGCACCTTAGGCGCTCAGAGGATGTGAATCCCCTCAGAACCCTGAAGCGGCAGGCATGCAGCTGTCATGTGTCGTCAACCCACTTCTCACCCACTTCACTGGCCTGCCGGATCACCTGTCCACCGAAGCCGATCGGGAAAGATTCGGCTTCGGCGGCCGTTCCTCCTCTCGCCTGCACAAACAGCAGGGGAATCGGCGCTGGCCGCTATCATTCGCTCATGAGTCATCAACCGACCCTCTACACCGCCGACATCCTGTACACCGGTATGGGCCTGCCGATTCGTGACGGCGGGGTGGTGGTTTCCGGGCAGACGGTAGCGGCAGCCGGGCCACGTGCCGATCTGCGTGTCAATTATCCGCAGGCGCAGGAAGTGCGGGTGGGCCGGGTTATCTCGCCGCCGCCCGTAAACGCTCACACCCACCTCGACATGAGCCTTTATCAGTTCCAGTCGCTGCCGTATTTCGAATGGATTCCTCAGGTTGCCATCGCCGGACGCTTTCTGCGTGGGTTGGATGGCGCACAGACCGGCCTGAAGGCGATTGAACGCAGCGGCGCGGTGGGCATGGGCGATATCGTCTGGCACGAGGGTGTGATGGAGTGGCTGCTCACGCATTCGCAGGTGCCGGGCGTGGCGTACTGGGAGGTACTCGACCTCAATCCTGCCACCGCTGCCGAAACGTTTGCCAAAACCAGAGAGCGGGTCGAGCGCTGGCGCAGGCTGGAGCGCCCGGGCGGGCTGCGGCTGGGCCTGTCGCCGCATGCCAGCTATACCGTGTCTCATACGCTGTTTCGGCTGCTGGCAGAGTACGCGGCAGCAGAGGGCCTGCCGATGCAGATTCACGTGCTGGAACACCCGTCGGAAGCCGAACTGTTCGCCACCGGGGGCGGGCCGCTCGCCGCTTCGATGGCACGCATGATGCCGTGGCTGAGCATTCCCGACACCCTGGGGCGCGAGCCTGCTCCCGACCTGACCGCCATTTCGTATCTGGAAAGTCTGGGCGTGCTGCGGGCGCGGCCCACCCTGATTCACATGGTCAACGTGACGCCCGACGATATCAGGACGGTGGCGCAGGCGGGTTGCCCGGTGGTCACGTGCCCCAGGTCGAACCGCAATCTGCACTGTGGTCTGTTCCCCTGGGCCGACTACGCGGCGGCGGGCGTGGAAGTGGCGCTGGGCACCGACAGTGTAGCGAGCGGCGAAACCCTCGATATTCACGATGAGGTCCGGGCAGCCTGGGCGCTGCATCCGAATCTCGATCCGCGTCAGGTGGTGCGGGCAGCGGTCAAGGGCGGTACGCGTGTGGTGGGTGGCCGCGTGCCGTTCATCCGGCGCGGGGACGCCTGGGACGCGGGCTATCTCTGGCCGGATGAGCGGGCGGCGCATGATGTGTGAGCTGTCTACTCGTCCTCAACCGCAGGCTATTTCTCCTACACCGATGCGCCATTTGGCAGATTTCGCTGCTGACAATTTTGCCTCACAGTACGGGCATGATCACGACCTTTGAGCTGCACGATCCGCGTACGCTGGGGCTGGAAACGCGGCTGGAAGTGGCCCGACTGAATGCCGAGGCCTACGCGTATGCCAATCCCGAAGAGCCGCCGCTGAACCCCGAGGTGGGTGCTGAAGACCTGCTTCAGAGTTGGGGAGACGAGCGAATGGTGCTGCTGCTGGCCCGAGAGGGCGAACAGCTGATCGGCCAGGGCCGCCTTTCGTACGACCTGAAGCAGAACACCGACAAGGGCAATCTTCATGTGGTGGTGCGTCCGGGCGAGCGGCGGCGCGGAGTCGGCAGGCAGATCGCGGCTCGGCTGGCACAGGAAGCCCTGAAGCTGGACCGTACCAGCTATTACGCCGCGACCAGCAGCCGAAGCCCCGACGGAGAAGCGTTTCTCGCTGCCCTTGGAGCCAGAGCCTCGCTGCCGTCCATCATCAGCGAGCTGTATCTGAAGAATCTGGATCAGGCGATGCTTCAGCGCTGGGTCACGCGGCCAGAAGGCGATCCGTACCGCCTGCACCGCTTCCAGCACGTGCCTGAACACGAGCTGGGCCGGGTGGCGAAAGTCTATGACGTGATGAATACCGCTCCGCGTGGCGACCTGGAGTTCGAGGACTGGGTCACGACGCCCGAGCACGTCCAGAGCCAGCAGACAGCGTATGCCGCCATCGGTGGAAAGACTCTGCTGTATGTGGTCGAGCACCTTCCCAGCGCCGAATTCGTGGCCTTATCGCAGGTCGGCTGGCATCCGACGCGGGCCGCGCTGATCGACCAGTGGGGCACAGGCGTTCACCCCGATCACCGGGGGCAGGGCCTGGGCAAGTGGACGAAAGCGGCGGTGCTCCAGGACCTGCCAGCCCACAACCCCGAGGGTCTGAAAATCTATACCGGAAACGCCGATGTCAACGCTGCCATGCTCGGCATCAACCGCGCCCTGGGCTATGCTCCGGCCTTCAAGCGTATCGAGTGGCAGGGCCAGACCCAGGACATTCTGGAAGCCGTCAGCGCCAACGCCTGAACGCCGCAGAGCAGCAAAAAGCGCCGCCCCCAACCGGGAAGCGGCGCTTCTGCTTGTGCTCGGTGTTGCTCAGGCCTGCGGAACCTCGACCATCTCGCTGGCCTCGATGATGTCGCCTTCCATCACGTCGTTCCAGTCGAGATTGATACCGCACTCGAAGCCCTTCTGGACCTCGCGCACGTCGTCCTTGAAGCGCTTCAGACCCACGATGGTGCCTTCATACACCACCTGCTTGCCACGCGTCACCTTGGCCTTGGCGTTGCGCTTGAACGACCCGTCGGTGATGTAAGAACCGGCGATGGTGCCGCTCTTGGGGTGCTTGATCAGCATGCGAACTTCGGCGCGGCCCAGGTACTTCTCCTCGAAGACCGGCTCGACGTTCCCCTTGATCAGCCTGTCCACCTCGTCGATCAGTTCGTAAATGATGCGGAAGCTCTTGAGATCGACTTCCTTCTGATCGGCCACCTTCTTGACGGCTCCGCTCGGCACCACGCTGAAGCACAGAATGGTTGCCTCGGCGGTACTCGCCAGCAGTACGTCGCCCTCGGTGGGCGCACCGATGCCCGCGAGCATCACGTTCAGATGCACTTCCGGCGTCTCGCGCTTGGCCAGAATGCCCTGAATGGCCTCGACGCTGCCCTGGGTGTCGGCACGCAGAATCAGATTGACCTCGCGCACCTCGTTCAGCGGGCCCAT carries:
- a CDS encoding GNAT family N-acetyltransferase, which encodes MITTFELHDPRTLGLETRLEVARLNAEAYAYANPEEPPLNPEVGAEDLLQSWGDERMVLLLAREGEQLIGQGRLSYDLKQNTDKGNLHVVVRPGERRRGVGRQIAARLAQEALKLDRTSYYAATSSRSPDGEAFLAALGARASLPSIISELYLKNLDQAMLQRWVTRPEGDPYRLHRFQHVPEHELGRVAKVYDVMNTAPRGDLEFEDWVTTPEHVQSQQTAYAAIGGKTLLYVVEHLPSAEFVALSQVGWHPTRAALIDQWGTGVHPDHRGQGLGKWTKAAVLQDLPAHNPEGLKIYTGNADVNAAMLGINRALGYAPAFKRIEWQGQTQDILEAVSANA
- a CDS encoding amidohydrolase family protein → MSHQPTLYTADILYTGMGLPIRDGGVVVSGQTVAAAGPRADLRVNYPQAQEVRVGRVISPPPVNAHTHLDMSLYQFQSLPYFEWIPQVAIAGRFLRGLDGAQTGLKAIERSGAVGMGDIVWHEGVMEWLLTHSQVPGVAYWEVLDLNPATAAETFAKTRERVERWRRLERPGGLRLGLSPHASYTVSHTLFRLLAEYAAAEGLPMQIHVLEHPSEAELFATGGGPLAASMARMMPWLSIPDTLGREPAPDLTAISYLESLGVLRARPTLIHMVNVTPDDIRTVAQAGCPVVTCPRSNRNLHCGLFPWADYAAAGVEVALGTDSVASGETLDIHDEVRAAWALHPNLDPRQVVRAAVKGGTRVVGGRVPFIRRGDAWDAGYLWPDERAAHDV